The Congregibacter litoralis KT71 genome contains a region encoding:
- a CDS encoding DUF423 domain-containing protein, producing the protein MAQLGFFLGALGGLLSVAFGAFGAHALRDRLDAYSLGVFETAVQYQFYHSLALLIAGLLLIQFPASMLLKSSVVLFVLGILVFSGSLYILSLSGVRWWGAVTPLGGLAFIAAWACMATAGWQLLGS; encoded by the coding sequence ATGGCACAGCTTGGATTTTTCCTCGGCGCTCTGGGTGGACTGTTGAGCGTTGCCTTTGGGGCTTTTGGTGCCCACGCTCTCCGTGACCGCCTCGACGCCTATTCCCTGGGGGTCTTTGAGACCGCCGTGCAATATCAGTTCTATCACAGCCTCGCGCTTTTGATTGCGGGGCTGCTTCTCATTCAGTTTCCGGCCTCCATGCTGCTCAAATCCAGCGTCGTGCTCTTCGTGCTCGGCATTCTCGTCTTTTCCGGCAGTCTCTATATTTTGAGTCTTAGTGGTGTGCGCTGGTGGGGCGCGGTAACACCCCTTGGCGGCCTGGCGTTTATTGCGGCCTGGGCCTGCATGGCCACCGCCGGCTGGCAGCTCCTGGGTTCCTAA
- the rpoH gene encoding RNA polymerase sigma factor RpoH — protein MLAVDQMVPGANLAAYVQAVAKVPVLSADREHELAEKLFYDGDVQAARELVMSHLRFVAHIARSYRGYGLAEADLIQEGNVGLMKAVKRFDPTKGVRLVSFAVHWIKAEIHEYILRNWRIVKIATTKAQRKLFFNLRSAKKSLAWLSADEAKAVADDLGVDVQEVHRMEGRLSSHDVAFDAPVGADDEEGWQAPQYYLEDQSVDPATNVENSEWQADSQAQLHAAIAELDERSRNILAQRWLTDDKATLHELAAEYDVSAERIRQLEQAAMKKIRKVLVA, from the coding sequence ATGCTGGCCGTTGATCAGATGGTACCCGGAGCCAATCTCGCTGCCTACGTACAGGCCGTGGCTAAAGTGCCTGTTCTCAGTGCCGATCGAGAGCACGAGCTGGCAGAGAAGCTGTTTTATGATGGTGATGTACAGGCGGCCCGCGAACTGGTCATGTCTCACCTGCGATTTGTCGCGCACATTGCCCGCAGCTACCGCGGTTACGGTCTGGCGGAAGCGGATCTGATTCAGGAAGGTAATGTGGGACTCATGAAGGCGGTGAAACGCTTCGACCCCACCAAGGGTGTGCGCCTGGTGTCCTTTGCCGTGCACTGGATCAAGGCCGAAATACACGAATACATCCTGCGTAACTGGCGCATTGTGAAGATTGCGACGACCAAGGCGCAGCGCAAGCTGTTCTTCAATCTACGAAGCGCGAAGAAGAGCCTCGCCTGGTTGAGCGCTGATGAAGCGAAAGCCGTCGCCGACGATCTTGGCGTAGATGTTCAGGAAGTGCATCGCATGGAAGGGCGCTTGAGCAGCCATGATGTTGCTTTTGACGCCCCCGTAGGCGCTGACGACGAGGAAGGCTGGCAGGCACCGCAGTACTACCTTGAAGATCAGTCAGTGGACCCCGCTACGAATGTAGAAAACAGCGAGTGGCAGGCCGATAGCCAGGCACAGCTCCACGCGGCGATTGCCGAGCTTGATGAGCGCAGCCGTAATATTCTTGCGCAGCGCTGGCTTACGGACGACAAAGCCACCCTGCATGAGCTGGCGGCGGAATATGATGTGTCTGCCGAGCGCATTCGCCAGCTTGAGCAGGCCGCCATGAAAAAAATACGCAAGGTACTCGTCGCCTGA
- the ftsX gene encoding permease-like cell division protein FtsX — MPRKSRNSRKSNAPGNARPRRIRWAERWRGWRRHHSQSAAESLAKVLQQPLSSCMTWLVIGIAIALPSGLWVVLDNVTQLGDQLERPAQLSLFLKADVEADEASRLALDLALRENILSTEFVDRDEALAEFVARSGMGELAQGLSENPLPHLLLVVPLPASPEALGALRGELEGLPAVEEALLDTLWLQRLQSLMTLGRRAVQLLALLLLAAVVLVLGNTIRLAIESRRDEIVIVKLVGGSDAFVRRPLLYTGLWFGLGGGVVAALLVAAGTFALASPVNALSAAYQSTFVLRGLGIVDSLQLVLVGAALGLGGAWLAVARHLKAIEPR, encoded by the coding sequence ATGCCCCGTAAAAGCCGTAATAGCCGCAAAAGCAACGCTCCGGGGAACGCCCGACCCCGGAGGATCCGCTGGGCCGAGCGCTGGCGCGGCTGGCGCCGTCACCACAGTCAGTCCGCAGCGGAAAGTCTGGCAAAGGTCCTGCAACAGCCGCTGTCCAGCTGCATGACCTGGCTGGTGATCGGTATCGCCATCGCTCTCCCCAGCGGTTTGTGGGTGGTATTGGATAACGTGACGCAGTTGGGCGATCAGCTGGAGCGACCGGCCCAGCTATCGCTGTTTCTAAAAGCGGACGTGGAGGCGGATGAGGCTTCCCGCCTCGCCCTGGACCTGGCCCTGCGCGAGAACATCCTCAGCACAGAGTTCGTTGATCGGGACGAGGCCCTGGCAGAGTTTGTGGCGCGTTCGGGCATGGGAGAACTGGCGCAGGGTTTGTCGGAGAATCCGCTACCCCATCTTTTACTGGTGGTTCCCCTGCCGGCATCGCCGGAGGCGCTGGGTGCGTTGCGCGGGGAACTTGAAGGCCTCCCGGCGGTGGAGGAGGCACTGCTGGATACGCTCTGGCTACAGCGCCTGCAGTCACTGATGACCCTGGGCCGCCGGGCCGTGCAGTTACTGGCGCTGCTCCTTCTCGCTGCGGTGGTGCTGGTACTGGGCAACACGATTCGCCTGGCCATCGAGAGCCGGCGGGATGAAATCGTGATCGTGAAGCTCGTCGGAGGCAGTGATGCCTTTGTGCGACGACCTCTCCTGTATACGGGGCTGTGGTTTGGCCTGGGAGGCGGCGTCGTGGCTGCCTTACTGGTCGCCGCGGGGACCTTTGCCCTTGCATCGCCGGTCAATGCCCTTTCCGCGGCCTACCAGAGCACCTTTGTGCTCCGCGGTCTGGGTATCGTCGATAGTCTGCAACTGGTGCTTGTGGGCGCCGCTCTTGGCCTGGGGGGTGCGTGGCTGGCCGTGGCGCGCCATTTAAAGGCGATAGAACCCCGGTGA
- the ftsE gene encoding cell division ATP-binding protein FtsE, with translation MISFERVSKRYDNSHDALREVSFSIDPEELVFLTGHSGAGKSTLLRLIMLMERPSRGRVVVGGADLSKFSRRNIPRHRQSIGVVFQNHKLLMDRPVYDNVALPLQIAGFEYRDIDRRVNAALDKVGLLDRVQAMPMSLSGGEQQRVGIARAVVGRPAILLADEPTGNLDPQLSAEIMQLFVDFSQVGVTVLIASHDLALISRLRHRILTLKDGRLVSGGVSIDAP, from the coding sequence ATGATCAGCTTCGAGCGCGTCAGCAAACGCTATGACAACAGCCATGATGCGCTGCGCGAAGTCAGTTTTTCCATCGACCCCGAGGAGCTGGTATTTCTCACGGGGCACTCCGGTGCGGGAAAAAGCACCCTCCTGCGTCTCATCATGCTCATGGAGCGCCCCAGCCGCGGCCGCGTTGTGGTCGGCGGCGCCGACCTGTCCAAATTCAGCCGTCGCAACATACCCCGGCATCGGCAGTCTATCGGCGTGGTGTTTCAAAATCACAAGCTGCTGATGGACCGGCCGGTGTATGACAACGTGGCCCTGCCTTTGCAGATCGCCGGGTTTGAATATCGGGATATTGATCGCCGGGTTAACGCTGCTCTGGATAAAGTGGGTCTTCTTGATCGCGTCCAGGCCATGCCCATGAGCCTCTCCGGTGGTGAGCAGCAGCGCGTGGGTATCGCCCGCGCCGTGGTGGGACGCCCCGCCATTCTCCTCGCCGATGAGCCCACGGGTAATCTGGATCCCCAATTGTCTGCCGAAATCATGCAGCTCTTTGTGGATTTCAGTCAGGTGGGCGTCACGGTATTGATTGCGAGTCACGATCTGGCGCTCATATCTCGCCTGCGCCACCGTATTCTCACCCTCAAAGACGGACGCCTGGTGTCCGGCGGGGTGTCCATCGATGCCCCGTAA
- the ftsY gene encoding signal recognition particle-docking protein FtsY, whose translation MKFFKSKPDAEKSEAPSTDPVVAAGGASRTAEDTTGPGFFGRLKRGLGRTSDSLAAGFGNLFLGRKTIDAELLEELESQLLIADVGIEATSEIIEHLTERVSRKELSDPEALMQALREELQSILLPCQQSFDVSVGTPFVILMVGVNGVGKTTTIGKLARRFQDEGRSVMLAAGDTFRAAAVEQLQHWGERHDVPVIAQHTGADSASVIFDALQAATARGIDVLIADTAGRLSNKSHLMDELSKVVRVLGKLNPEAPHEVMLVLDAGTGQNALAQAAQFREAVGVTGLTLTKLDGTAKGGVIFAIARRLGLPIRFIGVGESAEDLRPFVAEEFIQALFDRD comes from the coding sequence ATGAAGTTTTTTAAATCCAAGCCTGACGCGGAAAAATCCGAAGCCCCATCGACAGACCCGGTTGTTGCGGCAGGTGGGGCATCCAGGACGGCTGAGGACACCACGGGGCCGGGGTTCTTTGGCCGCCTGAAGCGCGGACTTGGTCGCACCAGCGATAGCCTTGCTGCGGGCTTTGGCAACCTCTTTCTGGGCCGTAAAACCATTGATGCCGAATTGTTGGAGGAACTGGAATCCCAGCTACTCATCGCGGATGTCGGTATCGAGGCGACCAGTGAGATCATCGAGCATCTTACGGAGCGGGTATCGCGCAAGGAGCTGTCCGATCCCGAGGCCCTGATGCAGGCCCTTCGCGAAGAGCTCCAGAGTATTCTGCTGCCCTGTCAGCAAAGCTTTGATGTTAGCGTTGGGACGCCCTTTGTCATCCTGATGGTAGGTGTTAACGGCGTGGGCAAAACCACGACTATCGGCAAGCTGGCCCGGCGTTTTCAGGACGAGGGCCGTTCCGTAATGCTGGCTGCGGGAGACACCTTTCGCGCCGCGGCCGTGGAGCAGTTGCAGCACTGGGGCGAGCGTCACGATGTGCCCGTGATAGCCCAGCATACCGGAGCCGATAGTGCCTCGGTGATCTTTGATGCCCTGCAGGCGGCGACGGCCCGGGGTATCGATGTACTCATCGCCGATACCGCCGGTCGTCTTTCCAACAAGAGCCATCTCATGGATGAGCTCAGTAAAGTGGTACGGGTACTGGGCAAGCTGAATCCCGAGGCCCCCCATGAGGTGATGCTGGTTCTTGATGCGGGCACGGGGCAGAACGCCCTTGCCCAGGCGGCGCAGTTTCGCGAGGCGGTGGGGGTCACGGGACTGACCCTGACCAAGCTCGACGGCACGGCAAAGGGGGGCGTCATCTTTGCCATCGCGCGGCGCCTGGGGCTCCCCATTCGGTTTATCGGCGTTGGCGAGTCGGCCGAGGATCTTCGGCCATTTGTCGCCGAGGAGTTTATTCAGGCACTGTTTGACCGGGATTGA
- the rsmD gene encoding 16S rRNA (guanine(966)-N(2))-methyltransferase RsmD — MGATKGTGKLRIIAGEWRGRKLPVADLPGLRPSTDRSRETLFNWLAPHTAEARCLDLFAGTGALGLEALSRGAAHCQFVEQQSRAAKLLNESLALLGANDRSDVWQGDARQFLQGSGTGKYDLVFLDPPFASDLLDIVLEELESSALLAEAALVYVECASDHSPSIPGPWEQHRSKKSGDVSYALYCVKK; from the coding sequence TTGGGAGCAACAAAAGGCACGGGGAAGCTGCGGATTATTGCCGGCGAGTGGCGTGGCCGAAAACTGCCTGTGGCGGACCTCCCCGGGCTGCGACCGTCCACGGACCGCAGTCGCGAAACCCTGTTTAACTGGCTCGCCCCCCACACGGCGGAGGCCCGTTGTCTTGACCTGTTTGCGGGAACTGGTGCCCTGGGACTGGAAGCACTATCCCGTGGGGCTGCTCATTGCCAGTTCGTGGAGCAGCAGTCCCGGGCCGCGAAGCTCCTCAATGAGTCCCTCGCGCTACTGGGCGCCAACGACCGTAGCGATGTATGGCAGGGTGATGCCCGACAGTTCCTCCAGGGCAGCGGCACGGGCAAATATGATCTGGTGTTTCTGGATCCGCCTTTTGCCAGTGATCTTTTGGATATCGTTCTTGAGGAGTTGGAGAGCAGTGCTCTTTTGGCGGAGGCAGCCCTCGTCTACGTAGAGTGTGCCTCTGATCACAGCCCCTCAATTCCCGGTCCCTGGGAACAACACCGAAGCAAGAAAAGCGGCGATGTGAGCTACGCACTTTATTGTGTGAAGAAGTGA
- the coaD gene encoding pantetheine-phosphate adenylyltransferase, producing MDNRTIIYPGTFDPITIGHVDLVERASKLFDRVVVAIAFSEKKTPLFSLEERVALCSEALAGIDGVEVKGFSNLLTDFVISENARCVLRGLRAVADFEYEFQLANMNRALYPEFESIFLTPSEHLSYISSSLVREIAALNGNITPFVPENVSKALEEKFQQ from the coding sequence GTGGACAATCGAACGATTATTTACCCCGGGACTTTCGATCCCATTACCATCGGCCACGTGGATCTGGTGGAACGGGCGTCAAAGCTGTTTGACCGGGTCGTGGTTGCCATCGCCTTCAGCGAAAAGAAAACCCCTTTGTTCAGCCTCGAAGAACGTGTTGCATTGTGCAGCGAGGCACTGGCGGGCATCGACGGCGTCGAGGTAAAGGGATTCAGTAACCTGCTGACAGACTTTGTCATCAGCGAGAACGCACGCTGTGTCTTGCGGGGACTGCGTGCCGTGGCAGATTTTGAATACGAGTTTCAGCTGGCGAACATGAATCGCGCGCTGTATCCGGAGTTCGAGAGCATCTTTCTCACCCCCAGCGAGCACCTGTCCTATATCTCTTCGTCGCTGGTGCGGGAGATAGCGGCACTCAACGGTAACATCACGCCCTTCGTGCCGGAAAACGTGAGCAAAGCCCTCGAGGAGAAGTTCCAGCAGTAA
- the mutM gene encoding bifunctional DNA-formamidopyrimidine glycosylase/DNA-(apurinic or apyrimidinic site) lyase yields MPELPEVETTRRGLRAHCEGRCVTAVVLRDTRLRWPVTPLLPEILNGQRILKLERRAKYLLFRMERGTLLVHLGMSGSLRVLLKPQPAAKHDHIDIELESGAVLRYNDPRRFGSFQWFVAGEEFTPLSRLGPEPLSDAFGGKRLFELSRGRKVAVKPFIMDGATVVGVGNIYASEALYLAGIRPDRAAQRVSLARYQRLSEHIKQVLTNAIDQGGTTLRDFVGGDGKPGYFAQQLFVYGRSGEPCKGCGRVLRDKVIGQRASVYCIACQR; encoded by the coding sequence ATGCCGGAATTACCCGAAGTTGAAACCACCCGACGTGGTCTTCGCGCCCACTGTGAAGGACGCTGCGTCACCGCCGTGGTGCTTCGGGATACGCGCTTACGCTGGCCGGTGACACCGCTGCTCCCGGAGATCCTGAACGGGCAACGGATCCTGAAACTCGAGCGTCGTGCCAAGTACCTTTTGTTTCGTATGGAACGCGGGACCCTGCTGGTGCATCTTGGTATGTCCGGGTCATTGCGGGTGCTTCTGAAACCCCAGCCCGCCGCCAAGCACGACCATATTGATATTGAGCTCGAGAGCGGTGCGGTGCTGCGCTACAACGACCCGCGCCGCTTTGGCAGTTTTCAGTGGTTTGTCGCCGGTGAGGAATTCACGCCCCTCTCTCGCCTGGGACCTGAGCCCCTGTCGGATGCCTTTGGCGGCAAGCGACTTTTTGAGCTCTCAAGGGGGCGAAAAGTTGCGGTTAAGCCCTTCATCATGGACGGTGCTACGGTGGTTGGCGTCGGTAATATTTACGCCAGCGAGGCGCTGTATCTCGCCGGTATACGTCCGGACCGCGCTGCACAGCGTGTATCCCTTGCCCGGTACCAGCGTTTATCGGAGCACATAAAGCAAGTGCTTACTAACGCCATAGATCAGGGGGGAACTACCTTGCGGGACTTTGTAGGGGGTGACGGCAAGCCCGGATACTTTGCCCAGCAGCTCTTTGTTTATGGTCGTTCCGGCGAGCCCTGCAAGGGCTGTGGCCGTGTCCTCCGGGACAAAGTCATTGGTCAGCGTGCCAGTGTTTATTGCATAGCCTGTCAGCGTTGA